The following are encoded in a window of Planctomycetaceae bacterium genomic DNA:
- a CDS encoding bifunctional riboflavin kinase/FAD synthetase has protein sequence MITIDKLEGIDNGLRHCCLTIGNFDGVHLGHREIIRSAKQLSGNFGGCPVAVMTFDPHPAAILHPDRMPKVLTPLRLKAALLEQAGIDYMIVMKDNYQMLSLSPDDFVVKFLMKEIAPKAIIEGDDFHFGYGRSGNVRTLEHLAKQHNFNVTIIEPQQLLVGNASMRVSSTMIRHLLHRGDVADAARALGRPYRLMGSIVKGRGKGTELGYPTANIDPHDQIIPAEGVYAGFVSLADSVDELAIKNQKSPAVFSIGRAKTFVSNHPLLIEAHLLDKKPEDLYGKYLAMDFVDFIRTQIRFESEEKLKEQIAKDCQKSEYILSNK, from the coding sequence ATGATTACGATAGATAAACTTGAAGGGATTGACAATGGCCTTCGTCATTGCTGCCTGACAATCGGCAACTTTGATGGCGTCCATCTCGGTCATCGTGAAATAATTCGTTCCGCAAAGCAGTTATCCGGCAATTTCGGCGGCTGTCCCGTTGCGGTAATGACGTTCGACCCTCACCCGGCCGCGATTTTGCACCCAGACAGAATGCCAAAAGTTCTTACGCCTTTGCGTTTGAAAGCCGCTCTGCTCGAACAGGCCGGCATAGATTATATGATTGTTATGAAAGACAATTATCAGATGCTCTCGCTTTCGCCGGACGATTTTGTTGTGAAATTTCTGATGAAGGAAATTGCCCCCAAAGCGATAATCGAAGGCGATGATTTCCATTTTGGTTACGGCCGCAGCGGCAACGTGCGGACTCTTGAGCATCTGGCGAAACAGCATAATTTTAATGTTACCATAATTGAGCCGCAGCAGTTACTGGTCGGAAACGCATCGATGCGAGTTTCCAGCACGATGATTCGCCATTTGCTGCACCGCGGCGATGTTGCCGATGCCGCCCGCGCACTTGGCAGGCCTTACCGCCTTATGGGAAGCATTGTCAAGGGCAGGGGAAAGGGCACTGAATTGGGATATCCGACCGCGAACATCGACCCGCACGACCAGATTATACCCGCTGAAGGCGTTTACGCGGGATTCGTATCGTTAGCAGATAGCGTTGATGAACTTGCGATTAAGAATCAGAAATCGCCCGCCGTTTTCAGTATTGGCAGGGCAAAAACTTTCGTATCCAACCACCCTCTGCTTATCGAAGCACATCTGCTTGATAAGAAGCCGGAAGATTTATATGGAAAATATCTTGCGATGGATTTTGTGGATTTTATTCGCACGCAGATTCGTTTCGAATCGGAAGAGAAACTCAAAGAGCAAATTGCAAAAGATTGTCAAAAGTCGGAGTATATTCTTTCTAACAAATAA
- a CDS encoding nucleotidyltransferase domain-containing protein, whose protein sequence is MTQIDKENIINNIVNFLNDEPEVRRIVIFGSFLTSPNPNDIDVAVFQDSNEKYLSLAMKYRKKTRPVSEKIALDIFPLRPDAREGFFMDEIAMGRVVYER, encoded by the coding sequence ATGACACAAATAGACAAAGAAAATATAATAAACAACATAGTAAATTTTCTGAATGATGAACCGGAAGTTCGCCGAATCGTGATTTTTGGCTCTTTTCTGACTTCACCAAACCCTAACGATATTGATGTGGCTGTGTTTCAGGACAGCAATGAAAAGTATTTGTCGTTAGCGATGAAGTACAGGAAAAAGACACGGCCGGTTTCGGAAAAAATTGCTCTCGATATTTTCCCCTTAAGACCGGACGCAAGAGAAGGTTTTTTTATGGATGAGATTGCAATGGGCAGGGTTGTCTATGAAAGATGA
- a CDS encoding HEPN domain-containing protein codes for MKDETRRWLEYAEENLKSSQVLFESNLYNPCLQNVQQSIEKALKSLLVEHSIKVLKSHSISEIVGLLNQHNIRIDISKEDCELFDSVYLPSKYPLMSVLPDFIPDKAVCHKCILIAENVFKSVQKLL; via the coding sequence ATGAAAGATGAGACCAGAAGATGGCTTGAGTATGCAGAGGAAAATTTAAAATCTTCGCAGGTGTTGTTTGAGAGTAATTTATATAATCCGTGTTTGCAAAATGTTCAGCAGTCTATTGAAAAGGCCTTAAAATCATTGCTGGTTGAGCATTCGATTAAAGTTTTAAAAAGTCATAGCATTTCTGAAATTGTTGGCTTACTCAATCAACATAATATAAGAATTGATATTTCCAAAGAGGATTGCGAATTATTTGATTCGGTTTATTTGCCGTCAAAATATCCATTGATGAGCGTTTTGCCGGATTTCATACCAGATAAAGCCGTTTGCCACAAATGTATTCTAATAGCTGAAAATGTTT